From Cellulophaga lytica DSM 7489, a single genomic window includes:
- a CDS encoding tetratricopeptide repeat protein: MRIFILILACCFAQLSVGQNSFLAKQYYDDGDFDKAVVFYERLVKENPRRSDYQTFLISCYQQLERYSDAEKQIKKNLDSPNPIPVYYIDLGHNYTLQGNNEEAKKYYDLAYSKVEENPRNGYGLAYKFQNYSLLEYAAKTYNKAMELNPALDFNFQLARIYGEQGNVEKMFTSLLNIVAKDPNRMSSVIRNLDDFITTDSDNRNNTILKKLILKNAQRSPDIIWNEMLSWLFIQQKQFYSAFSQEKAIYKRSQDNSLRRLQTLANICVDENEKETAQEIYNYIVVNSPRVDNVKLYAELQRIALDLDLSNNKNTDATQKAFAVLLETYGYKPHSIMLQLRYANFLAFKKDETEEATFVLKKTLELQLNRYEEAKIKMALADILVYNKRFNEALIYYTQIQKNLKNDVLAQNARFKVAKASFYKGDFDWALAQLKVLRSSTSQLIANDAMQLSLLISDNSLQDSTQTALKKYATADLLAYQNKTTEAIAALDDILENHKGEKIEDEALLKQAELLIKQQEYEKAELNYLKIIEFYKSGILADDAHYALGELYRTILYKPEEAKYHYEKIIYGYQDSYFFPLARKEFRKLRGDAIN, translated from the coding sequence TTGAGAATATTTATACTTATACTAGCCTGCTGTTTTGCGCAACTTTCCGTTGGGCAAAACAGCTTTTTAGCTAAACAGTATTATGATGATGGTGATTTTGACAAGGCAGTAGTTTTTTACGAGAGATTAGTAAAAGAAAACCCAAGAAGATCTGACTACCAAACGTTTTTAATTAGTTGTTACCAACAGTTAGAGCGTTATTCTGATGCCGAAAAACAAATTAAAAAAAACTTAGATTCGCCCAACCCAATACCTGTTTATTATATAGACTTAGGACACAATTATACCTTACAAGGCAATAATGAAGAGGCCAAAAAATATTATGACTTGGCTTACTCTAAAGTAGAAGAAAACCCAAGAAACGGATACGGCTTAGCATATAAATTCCAAAACTACTCACTTTTAGAGTATGCCGCAAAAACATACAACAAAGCAATGGAATTAAACCCGGCTTTAGATTTTAATTTTCAGTTAGCACGTATTTATGGGGAACAAGGTAATGTAGAGAAAATGTTTACCAGTCTACTAAATATAGTTGCTAAAGATCCTAATAGAATGTCTTCGGTAATACGTAATTTAGACGATTTTATTACCACAGATTCTGATAACAGAAACAACACAATACTAAAAAAACTTATTCTTAAAAACGCACAAAGAAGTCCGGATATTATTTGGAATGAAATGCTAAGTTGGCTTTTTATACAGCAAAAACAATTTTACAGTGCTTTTAGTCAAGAAAAAGCAATTTACAAACGCTCACAAGACAACAGCTTAAGAAGATTACAAACATTAGCTAATATTTGTGTTGATGAAAACGAAAAAGAAACTGCACAAGAAATTTATAATTACATTGTAGTTAACAGCCCTAGGGTAGATAATGTAAAATTATATGCAGAATTGCAAAGGATAGCATTAGACTTAGACTTGTCTAACAACAAAAATACAGATGCTACACAAAAAGCATTTGCTGTATTGCTAGAAACTTATGGTTACAAACCACACAGTATAATGTTACAGCTTAGGTACGCTAACTTTTTAGCTTTTAAAAAAGATGAAACAGAAGAAGCTACATTTGTATTAAAAAAAACACTAGAACTACAGCTTAACAGGTATGAAGAAGCTAAAATAAAAATGGCTTTAGCAGATATTTTGGTATACAACAAGAGGTTTAATGAGGCCTTAATTTATTACACACAAATACAAAAAAACCTAAAAAATGATGTTTTAGCTCAAAACGCGCGTTTTAAGGTTGCAAAAGCTAGTTTTTACAAAGGAGATTTTGACTGGGCTTTAGCACAATTAAAAGTGTTACGCAGTTCTACATCTCAACTTATTGCAAATGATGCTATGCAACTTAGCCTTTTAATTTCTGACAACAGCTTGCAGGACTCTACCCAAACAGCCTTAAAAAAATATGCTACTGCAGATTTATTAGCCTATCAAAATAAAACCACAGAAGCAATAGCAGCTTTAGATGATATTTTAGAAAATCACAAAGGAGAAAAAATTGAAGACGAAGCTCTGCTAAAACAAGCAGAACTTCTTATAAAACAACAAGAGTACGAGAAAGCAGAGCTTAATTACCTAAAAATTATAGAGTTTTATAAATCAGGAATTTTAGCAGACGATGCACACTATGCCTTAGGCGAGTTGTACCGTACAATACTGTACAAACCAGAAGAAGCTAAATACCATTACGAGAAAATAATATACGGCTACCAAGACAGCTATTTTTTTCCTTTAGCCAGAAAAGAGTTTAGAAAACTTAGAGGAGACGCTATAAATTAG
- the serS gene encoding serine--tRNA ligase yields the protein MLQLQAIREQKDEIIIALKKRNIDAAPLLENVLSLDEKRRDAQTKLDNTLAESNKLSKEIGMLFKSGKASEATVLKERTVVLKEESKTYQEELNTVAEELQSLLYQIPNVPHPSVPAGNTDEDNEEIFREGDIPELIEGALPHWELAKKYDIIDFELGVKIAGAGFPVYKGKGARLQRALIAYFLDKNTAAGYQEIQVPHLVNETSGYGTGQLPDKEGQMYHVTADDLYLIPTAEVPVTNIFRNTIVNQKDFPITYTGYTPCFRREAGSYGAHVRGLNRLHQFDKVELVRVEHPDNSYAALDGMVEHIKDILRELKLPYRLLRLCGGDLGFTSALTFDFEVFSTAQDRWLEISSASNFEAYQANRLKLRFKDENGKSQFAHTLNGSSLALPRVLAGILENYQTEKGIKIPDVLVPYCGFDMID from the coding sequence ATGCTACAGCTTCAAGCTATCCGAGAACAAAAAGACGAGATTATTATCGCCCTAAAAAAGCGTAATATAGATGCAGCTCCTTTGTTAGAAAACGTACTTTCATTAGATGAAAAACGTAGAGATGCACAAACCAAATTAGATAACACACTTGCAGAGAGTAATAAGTTATCTAAAGAAATTGGTATGCTTTTTAAGTCCGGAAAAGCATCTGAAGCAACAGTTTTAAAAGAGCGCACCGTTGTTTTAAAAGAAGAGTCTAAAACATACCAAGAAGAATTAAATACGGTTGCTGAGGAATTACAAAGTTTACTGTACCAAATTCCTAATGTACCACACCCTAGTGTACCTGCAGGAAACACAGATGAAGATAATGAGGAAATTTTTAGAGAAGGAGATATTCCTGAATTAATAGAAGGTGCTTTACCACACTGGGAACTAGCTAAAAAATATGACATTATAGATTTTGAACTTGGTGTTAAAATTGCTGGTGCTGGTTTTCCTGTTTATAAAGGAAAAGGTGCTAGATTACAACGTGCACTTATTGCTTACTTTTTAGACAAAAATACAGCCGCTGGTTACCAAGAAATTCAAGTTCCGCATTTGGTAAATGAAACTTCTGGTTACGGAACAGGTCAGTTACCGGACAAAGAAGGACAAATGTACCACGTTACTGCAGATGATTTATACTTAATACCAACTGCAGAAGTACCTGTAACTAACATTTTTAGAAACACTATTGTTAACCAAAAAGATTTTCCTATTACATACACAGGTTATACACCTTGTTTTAGGAGAGAAGCTGGTAGCTATGGTGCGCACGTGCGTGGCTTAAATAGATTGCACCAGTTTGATAAAGTAGAACTTGTACGCGTAGAGCACCCAGACAATTCGTATGCTGCTTTAGATGGTATGGTAGAACATATAAAAGATATTTTAAGAGAATTAAAATTACCATACAGATTGTTACGCCTTTGTGGCGGAGACCTTGGTTTTACATCTGCTCTTACGTTTGATTTTGAAGTGTTTTCTACAGCACAAGACCGTTGGTTAGAGATTAGCTCTGCGTCTAACTTTGAAGCATACCAAGCTAACAGACTTAAACTACGTTTTAAAGATGAAAACGGCAAAAGCCAATTTGCACATACTTTAAACGGAAGTTCTTTAGCTTTACCACGTGTTTTAGCCGGGATTTTAGAAAATTACCAAACAGAAAAAGGCATTAAAATACCAGATGTTCTTGTGCCTTATTGTGGTTTTGACATGATAGATTAA